The genomic DNA GGTCGGGCTGAAAAGTGCAGACATGGGAAAGCTCCAGAAGTTGAAACCGGGTCTGCGCGCCCGCCCCCTTGGAGCGATGGGCGAGCGGCCATGCACGGGCAGCGGCTTTGTCGTTGTGGTTGTGGGCCGACGAAGTGCATGGTGAGAATTTGGATAATTGTCACAATTGTAGGCCTGCGGCACTGGCGGCAGGCTGACGTACTGAAAGGCACCCTGCTCCATGCACACGCGCACCGTTTTTTTCGTCTCGGACGGCACCGGCATCACCGCCGAAACCTTCGGCAATGCCATTTTGGCGCAGTTCGAGATGAAGCCGCGCCATGTGCGCCTGCCCTTCATCGACACCGTGGACAAGGCCCACCAGGCGGTGCGGCAGATCAACCACACGGGCGAGGTCGAGGGAAAGAAGCCTGTGGTCTTCACCACCCTTGTCAACATGGAAGTGCTCAAGGTCATCCAGGAAGGCTGCAAGGGCATGCTGCTGGACATGTTCGGCACCTTCGTGCACCCGCTGGAAGAAGAACTGGGCATCAAGTCGCACCACCGTGTCGGCCGCTTCAGCGACGTGAGCCGCAGCAAGGAATACACCGACCGCATCGAGGCCATCAACTTCAGCCTGGCGCACGACGACGGCCAGAGCAACCGTGACCTGGCGGGGGCCGACGTGATCCTGGTGGGCGTGAGCCGCAGCGGCAAGACACCGACCAGCCTGTACCTGGCCATGCAGTGCGGCCTCAAGGCGGCCAACTACCCGCTGATCCCCGAAGACTTCGAGCGCCGCCAGTTGCCCCCCGCGCTGGTGCCGTTTCGCAGCAAGATCTTCGGCCTGACCATCAGCCCCGACCGCCTGGCCGAAATCCGCGCGGAGCGCCGTCCCAACTCCCGCTACGCCAGCCTGGAGAACTGCCGCATGGAAGTCTCCGAAGCCGAGGCCATGATGCGCCGCGCGGGCATCCGGTGGTTGTCCACCACCACCAAGTCCATCGAAGAGATCGCCACGACCATCCTGCAGGAGATCCGGCCGGAGCGGCTGGTGTACTGAGGGGCGAACCGCCGAGCGTGTGCGCCGAACGCGTCGCACCCCGTCGCTTGATTAAAAAGGCTCTAGCGCTTGATCAGCAATATCTGATAGCTATTAATATGTGAGCGATTGGGAGCACCAACCTCGACCGCTCCCCTGCTCGTGGATCGCTTTGTGCGGCATCGCGCCCCCGGAGCCTCGTTAAAAAATCCCGCATCCTTCACGTTGCCCTGGTGCCCTGGTGTCTTTTGCAGCCGCCGCAATGGTGGTGCTGTTCGTCGGCAAACGTTGGTACGACTACGTGCACAAGGCCACTTCGCCCTACGACGAAGTGGGGCTCGAACTGAACTCCAGGGCGCCAGCGCCCCTGAACCGCCAGGGCTGCGCGCAACTGCAGGAACGCTTTGCCCGGGTCGTGCCACCCTACGGGTGCGCTACCGGCGATGGACGTCAGTGGAAGTAGGCCGGCGCGGAGGACGAATCCACGCGCAGCAGCTGGCGGGGTCATGCCGCCGGCCTGCAACACGCAGAATGAGCGCGCGCCTACTTCACCGCGAACCGCACATTCGCCGGCTTCTTGCCCGGCAGCGCCACCAGCGCCACCACCTTGGTGCCCGCGGCCACCTTGAACGTGCCCTTGGCTTCCAGCCGGCCTTCTCCCGCCGGCACCAGCATCGCCTCGGATTTTTCCGTACCGTTCAGCAGCGTGAGCTTGGCGTTCACGCCTTCGGTCCTGGCGGGCTTGCCGTGGTCGCGCAGGTGCAGCGTGAGGAGGTCGGGCTTGGCCACGAGTTCGTAGTCCATGTCATTGGCTTCCACGACGATGCCGCCATGCAGCGGCTTGTGTTCGTGCCCGTGGGCGTGGTCGCCTGCCGCAAAGGCAGTGCCACAGAATGCGAGGGCCAGGGTGGCGAGAAGATGTTTCGTTGTCATGGTGATCCTTTCAAAGGGAGGATGGAAACAGGGAACAGGGTCAGAACGCCTCGGCGTTCTTGTCGTCCAGAAGACGCTCGGCATCGCGGCGGCCGAACAGCCAGAACAGGGCCGGGGTGAGGAAGGTGTCGAGCAGGGTCGAGCTGATCAGGCCCGAGAAGATCACCACCGCCACCGGGTGCAGGATCTCGGTGCCGGGGCGCTCGGCCTCCAGCAGCAGCGGCGCCAGCGCGAAGGCCGTGACCAGGGCGGTCATGAGCACAGGGGACAGGCGCTCCAGCGAGCCGCGCACGATCATCGCGGTGTCGAAGTTCTCGCCTTCCACGCGCATCAGGTTCAGGTAGTGGCTCACCTTCAGGATGCCGTTGCGCACCGAGATACCCGCCAGCGTGATGAAGCCGATCAGTGCCGCCACCGACAGCGGCTGGCCCGAGATCCACAGCCCCAGCACGGCCCCCACCAGCGCCAGCGGGATGTTGGCCATGATCAGCGCCGACAGCGTGGCCGAGCGGTAGCGTGTGTACAGCACCACGAACATCAGCACCAGCGAGACGATGGCGAGCATGCCCACCAGGCGGCTGGCCTCTTCCTGCGCCTGGAACTGGCCGCCCAGGGTGATGAAGTAGCCATCCGGCAGGCGCGTTTCGCCCACCACCTTGCGGATGTCGGCCACCACGTCGGACAGTGCCCTGCCCTGCGCATTGGCCGAGAGCACGATGCGCCGCTTGCCATCGTCGCGGCTGATCTGGTTGGGGCCGTCGCCGTCCTCGATGCTGGCCAGGCGCGACAGCGGCACGCGCCCGCGCGGTGTCTCGATCATGATCTGCGCCAGGCCATCGAGCGAGCGCGCGCTCTCGGGCAGGCGCACCACCAGGGCAAAGCGCCGGCTGCCTTCCACGATCTGCGTGACCTTCTCGCCTTCCACCAGGCCCTGCAGCGTGGCCAGCACCTGCGCGGCCGGCACGCCGTACTGCGCGGCGGCGGCGTGGTCCACGCGCACGGTGATCTGCGGGGCCAGCACCTGCTTTTCCACCTCCAGGTCGGCCAGGCCGTCGATGCTGGCCAGGCGCGCGCGCAGCGCATCGGCCTGGCCGCGCAGGGTATCCAGGTCCTCGCCGAAGAGCTTGATCGCGATCTGCGAGCGCACGCCGGAGAGCATGTGGTCGATGCGGTGCGAGATCGGCTGGCCGATGGCGATCGCCGCCGGCATCTGCGCCAGCCGGCTGCGGATGTCGGCCTGCACCTCGGCCATGCTGCGTGTGAGCTCGGACGCTGTCAGCAGGCCCACGTCGAGCTCGCTCACGTGCACGCCCTCGGCATGTTCGTCGAGCTCGGCCCGGCCACTGCGCCGGCCCACGTGCGTGACCTCGGGCACCTGGCGCACCAGCACCTCGGCCTGGCTGGCCAGGGCGGTGGACTCGGCCAGCGTCACGCCCGGGTTCAGGCGCATGCCGATGAGCAGCGTGCCCTCGTTGAACGGCGGCAAGAAGGTCGTCGGAAAGAACGGCACCGCCGCCACCGAGAGCACCACCGCCACCGCGCTCACGGCCATGGCGACGCGCGGGTGCGCCAGCACCCGGGTGAGCCCACCGCGGTAGCGCGCCTTGAGCCAGGCCACCACGCGGGTATCGCCATGGTTGAGGTTCTTCATGCGCGGCAGCAGGTAGAAGGCCAGCACCGGCGTGACGGTGACCGACACCAGCAGCGAAGCCACGGTGGAGACGATGAACGCGATGCCCAGCGGCACGAACAACCGCCCCTCGATGCCCGGCAGCGCGAACAGCGGCAGGAACACCAGCACGATGATGGCCGTGGCGTAGAGGATGCCCGAGCGCACCTCCATCGACGCGAGCTTGACCACCTCCAGCGGGTGCAGCCGGTGGTTCGGGTGCTTCGAGCGGTCCATCTTCAGGCGCCGCAGCACGTTCTCCACGTCCACCACCGCATCGTCCACCAGGCCACCGATGGCAATGGCCAGGCCGCCCAGCGTCATGGTATTGATCGACAGGCCGAAGTACTTGAACACCAGCGCCGTGATGAAGATCGACACCGGGATGGCCGTGAGCGCGATCACCGTGGGCCTGAGCGTGCCCAGGAACACGAACAAAATCACCGCCACGAACACCGAGGCGCCCATGAGCTTGCCCTGCAGGGTGGTGACCGAGGCCTCGATGAAGCTCGCCTGGCGGAAGGTGACGCGCGGCGCCTCCATGCCTGCGGGCAACGACTTCTTCAAATCACCCAGCGCCGACTCGATGCTGCGCGTGAGCGCGATGGTGTCGGCCGTGGGCTGCTTCTGGATGCCGAGGATCACGGCCGGCTTGCCCTCGAAGCCCGCATC from Acidovorax sp. A79 includes the following:
- a CDS encoding efflux RND transporter permease subunit, encoding MFKWLLESSLANRLLVLIAAGVLMAYGAFTLSRTPVDVFPDLNKPTVTLMTEAGGMAAEEVEQLITFPLETTMNGLPGVESVRSTSSAGLSFIYVTFDWSTDIFRARQMVSERLSSMEEGLPAGVTPRMGPISSIMGEIMQVAIPIDVQRTTPMAVREYADWVLRPRLLAIAGVAQVIPIGGEVRQFQVQPNTARMAELGITHDQLTGALKGFSSNTSGGFLELNGREYLIRHLGRTSRLEDLQNLALTARNGQPVLLRQVAEVTFAAALKRGDAGFEGKPAVILGIQKQPTADTIALTRSIESALGDLKKSLPAGMEAPRVTFRQASFIEASVTTLQGKLMGASVFVAVILFVFLGTLRPTVIALTAIPVSIFITALVFKYFGLSINTMTLGGLAIAIGGLVDDAVVDVENVLRRLKMDRSKHPNHRLHPLEVVKLASMEVRSGILYATAIIVLVFLPLFALPGIEGRLFVPLGIAFIVSTVASLLVSVTVTPVLAFYLLPRMKNLNHGDTRVVAWLKARYRGGLTRVLAHPRVAMAVSAVAVVLSVAAVPFFPTTFLPPFNEGTLLIGMRLNPGVTLAESTALASQAEVLVRQVPEVTHVGRRSGRAELDEHAEGVHVSELDVGLLTASELTRSMAEVQADIRSRLAQMPAAIAIGQPISHRIDHMLSGVRSQIAIKLFGEDLDTLRGQADALRARLASIDGLADLEVEKQVLAPQITVRVDHAAAAQYGVPAAQVLATLQGLVEGEKVTQIVEGSRRFALVVRLPESARSLDGLAQIMIETPRGRVPLSRLASIEDGDGPNQISRDDGKRRIVLSANAQGRALSDVVADIRKVVGETRLPDGYFITLGGQFQAQEEASRLVGMLAIVSLVLMFVVLYTRYRSATLSALIMANIPLALVGAVLGLWISGQPLSVAALIGFITLAGISVRNGILKVSHYLNLMRVEGENFDTAMIVRGSLERLSPVLMTALVTAFALAPLLLEAERPGTEILHPVAVVIFSGLISSTLLDTFLTPALFWLFGRRDAERLLDDKNAEAF
- a CDS encoding pyruvate, water dikinase regulatory protein, giving the protein MHTRTVFFVSDGTGITAETFGNAILAQFEMKPRHVRLPFIDTVDKAHQAVRQINHTGEVEGKKPVVFTTLVNMEVLKVIQEGCKGMLLDMFGTFVHPLEEELGIKSHHRVGRFSDVSRSKEYTDRIEAINFSLAHDDGQSNRDLAGADVILVGVSRSGKTPTSLYLAMQCGLKAANYPLIPEDFERRQLPPALVPFRSKIFGLTISPDRLAEIRAERRPNSRYASLENCRMEVSEAEAMMRRAGIRWLSTTTKSIEEIATTILQEIRPERLVY